A stretch of Apodemus sylvaticus chromosome 18, mApoSyl1.1, whole genome shotgun sequence DNA encodes these proteins:
- the Mef2b gene encoding myocyte-specific enhancer factor 2B isoform X4, with product MGRKKIQISRIVDQRNRQVTFTKRKFGLMKKAYELSVLCDCDIALIIFNSAQRLFQYASSDMDRVLLKYTEYSEPHESRTNADILQTLKRRGVGLDGPELDVEEGPDGPGEKLLRTLAGDRGSASPPPRICVRGLSCPFVEALTPPNSFPPVAPAMSVSELSYRVPPATPGCDPAGLGEAPSVHCRPPHFRPPGLGHPIFSPSHLAGKTPPPLYLSADGRRPDLPPGLVGVRGGLGTSRSLHSGLQSPGAPGPALGSFAFLPSGSAASARRLQPGRRSSGPPAAITLATVKGRAGPCSASCPQSVRGGSPQPRGLPLYASS from the exons ATGGGTAGGAAAAAAATCCAGATCTCACGCATTGTCGACCAAAGGAACAGGCAG GTGACTTTCACCAAGCGCAAGTTCGGGCTGATGAAGAAGGCTTACGAGCTGAGCGTGCTGTGTGACTGCGACATCGCGCTGATCATCTTCAACAGCGCGCAGCGCCTCTTCCAGTACGCGAGCAGCGACATGGACCGCGTGCTGCTCAAGTACACGGAGTACAGCGAGCCGCACGAGAGCCGCACGAACGCCGACATCCTACAG ACGCTGAAGAGGAGGGGCGTGGGCCTCGATGGGCCCGAGCTGGATGTGGAGGAGGGGCCAGACGGTCCTGGAGAGAAGCTGCTGAGGACGCTGGCGGGGGACAGAGGCTCGGCCTCGCCCCCGCCTCGGATCTGTGTAAGAGGACTTTCCTGTCCCTTCGTCGAAGCCCTCACACCTCCCAACTCATTTCCG CCCGTGGCCCCCGCCATGTCGGTCTCAGAGCTGTCCTACCGCGTCCCACCCGCCACTCCAGGCTGCGATCCTGCCGGGCTGGGGGAGGCCCCGTCTGTCCACTGCCGCCCGCCTCACTTCCGACCCCCGG GCCTGGGACACCCCATCTTCTCTCCGAGCCACCTTGCGGGCAAGACGCCCCCACCCCTGTACCTGTCGGCTGATGGGCGGAGGCCAGACCTGCCCCCTGGCCTGGTTGGTGTCCGAGGGGGACTGGGCACCTCG AGGAGCCTGCACAGCGGCCTGCAGAGCCCCGGGGCCCCGGGCCCCGCCCTGGGTAGCTTTGCCTTCCTACCGTCTGGCTCCGCAG CCTCTGCCCGCAGACTGCAGCCCGGGAGACGCAGCTCAGGTCCCCCTGCAGCCATCACCCTGGCCACAGTCAAGGGACGCGCTGGACCCTGCTCGGCCAGT TGCCCGCAGTCTGTGCGAGGAGGGTCCCCCCAGCCGAGGGGCCTCCCCCTCTACGCCTCCAGTTAG
- the Mef2b gene encoding myocyte-specific enhancer factor 2B isoform X5, producing the protein MGRKKIQISRIVDQRNRQVTFTKRKFGLMKKAYELSVLCDCDIALIIFNSAQRLFQYASSDMDRVLLKYTEYSEPHESRTNADILQTLKRRGVGLDGPELDVEEGPDGPGEKLLRTLAGDRGSASPPPRICVRGLSCPFVEALTPPNSFPPVAPAMSVSELSYRVPPATPGCDPAGLGEAPSVHCRPPHFRPPGLGHPIFSPSHLAGKTPPPLYLSADGRRPDLPPGLVGVRGGLGTSRSLHSGLQSPGAPGPALGSFAFLPSGSADCSPGDAAQVPLQPSPWPQSRDALDPARPVARSLCEEGPPSRGASPSTPPVSIKSERLSPVTGTSSDFPRPFPYPLLLARPLAEPLRPSASLRRLTPDCWPR; encoded by the exons ATGGGTAGGAAAAAAATCCAGATCTCACGCATTGTCGACCAAAGGAACAGGCAG GTGACTTTCACCAAGCGCAAGTTCGGGCTGATGAAGAAGGCTTACGAGCTGAGCGTGCTGTGTGACTGCGACATCGCGCTGATCATCTTCAACAGCGCGCAGCGCCTCTTCCAGTACGCGAGCAGCGACATGGACCGCGTGCTGCTCAAGTACACGGAGTACAGCGAGCCGCACGAGAGCCGCACGAACGCCGACATCCTACAG ACGCTGAAGAGGAGGGGCGTGGGCCTCGATGGGCCCGAGCTGGATGTGGAGGAGGGGCCAGACGGTCCTGGAGAGAAGCTGCTGAGGACGCTGGCGGGGGACAGAGGCTCGGCCTCGCCCCCGCCTCGGATCTGTGTAAGAGGACTTTCCTGTCCCTTCGTCGAAGCCCTCACACCTCCCAACTCATTTCCG CCCGTGGCCCCCGCCATGTCGGTCTCAGAGCTGTCCTACCGCGTCCCACCCGCCACTCCAGGCTGCGATCCTGCCGGGCTGGGGGAGGCCCCGTCTGTCCACTGCCGCCCGCCTCACTTCCGACCCCCGG GCCTGGGACACCCCATCTTCTCTCCGAGCCACCTTGCGGGCAAGACGCCCCCACCCCTGTACCTGTCGGCTGATGGGCGGAGGCCAGACCTGCCCCCTGGCCTGGTTGGTGTCCGAGGGGGACTGGGCACCTCG AGGAGCCTGCACAGCGGCCTGCAGAGCCCCGGGGCCCCGGGCCCCGCCCTGGGTAGCTTTGCCTTCCTACCGTCTGGCTCCGCAG ACTGCAGCCCGGGAGACGCAGCTCAGGTCCCCCTGCAGCCATCACCCTGGCCACAGTCAAGGGACGCGCTGGACCCTGCTCGGCCAGT TGCCCGCAGTCTGTGCGAGGAGGGTCCCCCCAGCCGAGGGGCCTCCCCCTCTACGCCTCCAGTTAGCATCAAGTCCGAGCGACTGTCTCCAGTCACTGGGACCTCTAGCGACTTTCCCAGGCCCTTCCCCTACCCGCTGCTCCTTGCCAGGCCCCTGGCAGAGCCACTGCGGCCCTCGGCCTCCCTGCGCCGCTTGACCCCAGACTGCTGGCCACGGTAG
- the Mef2b gene encoding myocyte-specific enhancer factor 2B isoform X2, with protein sequence MGRKKIQISRIVDQRNRQVTFTKRKFGLMKKAYELSVLCDCDIALIIFNSAQRLFQYASSDMDRVLLKYTEYSEPHESRTNADILQTLKRRGVGLDGPELDVEEGPDGPGEKLLRTLAGDRGSASPPPRICPVAPAMSVSELSYRVPPATPGCDPAGLGEAPSVHCRPPHFRPPGLGHPIFSPSHLAGKTPPPLYLSADGRRPDLPPGLVGVRGGLGTSRSLHSGLQSPGAPGPALGSFAFLPSGSADCSPGDAAQVPLQPSPWPQSRDALDPARPVARSLCEEGPPSRGASPSTPPVSIKSERLSPVTGTSSDFPRPFPYPLLLARPLAEPLRPSASLRRLTPDCWPR encoded by the exons ATGGGTAGGAAAAAAATCCAGATCTCACGCATTGTCGACCAAAGGAACAGGCAG GTGACTTTCACCAAGCGCAAGTTCGGGCTGATGAAGAAGGCTTACGAGCTGAGCGTGCTGTGTGACTGCGACATCGCGCTGATCATCTTCAACAGCGCGCAGCGCCTCTTCCAGTACGCGAGCAGCGACATGGACCGCGTGCTGCTCAAGTACACGGAGTACAGCGAGCCGCACGAGAGCCGCACGAACGCCGACATCCTACAG ACGCTGAAGAGGAGGGGCGTGGGCCTCGATGGGCCCGAGCTGGATGTGGAGGAGGGGCCAGACGGTCCTGGAGAGAAGCTGCTGAGGACGCTGGCGGGGGACAGAGGCTCGGCCTCGCCCCCGCCTCGGATCTGT CCCGTGGCCCCCGCCATGTCGGTCTCAGAGCTGTCCTACCGCGTCCCACCCGCCACTCCAGGCTGCGATCCTGCCGGGCTGGGGGAGGCCCCGTCTGTCCACTGCCGCCCGCCTCACTTCCGACCCCCGG GCCTGGGACACCCCATCTTCTCTCCGAGCCACCTTGCGGGCAAGACGCCCCCACCCCTGTACCTGTCGGCTGATGGGCGGAGGCCAGACCTGCCCCCTGGCCTGGTTGGTGTCCGAGGGGGACTGGGCACCTCG AGGAGCCTGCACAGCGGCCTGCAGAGCCCCGGGGCCCCGGGCCCCGCCCTGGGTAGCTTTGCCTTCCTACCGTCTGGCTCCGCAG ACTGCAGCCCGGGAGACGCAGCTCAGGTCCCCCTGCAGCCATCACCCTGGCCACAGTCAAGGGACGCGCTGGACCCTGCTCGGCCAGT TGCCCGCAGTCTGTGCGAGGAGGGTCCCCCCAGCCGAGGGGCCTCCCCCTCTACGCCTCCAGTTAGCATCAAGTCCGAGCGACTGTCTCCAGTCACTGGGACCTCTAGCGACTTTCCCAGGCCCTTCCCCTACCCGCTGCTCCTTGCCAGGCCCCTGGCAGAGCCACTGCGGCCCTCGGCCTCCCTGCGCCGCTTGACCCCAGACTGCTGGCCACGGTAG
- the Mef2b gene encoding myocyte-specific enhancer factor 2B isoform X1: MGRKKIQISRIVDQRNRQVTFTKRKFGLMKKAYELSVLCDCDIALIIFNSAQRLFQYASSDMDRVLLKYTEYSEPHESRTNADILQTLKRRGVGLDGPELDVEEGPDGPGEKLLRTLAGDRGSASPPPRICVRGLSCPFVEALTPPNSFPPVAPAMSVSELSYRVPPATPGCDPAGLGEAPSVHCRPPHFRPPGLGHPIFSPSHLAGKTPPPLYLSADGRRPDLPPGLRSLHSGLQSPGAPGPALGSFAFLPSGSADCSPGDAAQVPLQPSPWPQSRDALDPARPVARSLCEEGPPSRGASPSTPPVSIKSERLSPVTGTSSDFPRPFPYPLLLARPLAEPLRPSASLRRLTPDCWPR, from the exons ATGGGTAGGAAAAAAATCCAGATCTCACGCATTGTCGACCAAAGGAACAGGCAG GTGACTTTCACCAAGCGCAAGTTCGGGCTGATGAAGAAGGCTTACGAGCTGAGCGTGCTGTGTGACTGCGACATCGCGCTGATCATCTTCAACAGCGCGCAGCGCCTCTTCCAGTACGCGAGCAGCGACATGGACCGCGTGCTGCTCAAGTACACGGAGTACAGCGAGCCGCACGAGAGCCGCACGAACGCCGACATCCTACAG ACGCTGAAGAGGAGGGGCGTGGGCCTCGATGGGCCCGAGCTGGATGTGGAGGAGGGGCCAGACGGTCCTGGAGAGAAGCTGCTGAGGACGCTGGCGGGGGACAGAGGCTCGGCCTCGCCCCCGCCTCGGATCTGTGTAAGAGGACTTTCCTGTCCCTTCGTCGAAGCCCTCACACCTCCCAACTCATTTCCG CCCGTGGCCCCCGCCATGTCGGTCTCAGAGCTGTCCTACCGCGTCCCACCCGCCACTCCAGGCTGCGATCCTGCCGGGCTGGGGGAGGCCCCGTCTGTCCACTGCCGCCCGCCTCACTTCCGACCCCCGG GCCTGGGACACCCCATCTTCTCTCCGAGCCACCTTGCGGGCAAGACGCCCCCACCCCTGTACCTGTCGGCTGATGGGCGGAGGCCAGACCTGCCCCCTGGCCTG AGGAGCCTGCACAGCGGCCTGCAGAGCCCCGGGGCCCCGGGCCCCGCCCTGGGTAGCTTTGCCTTCCTACCGTCTGGCTCCGCAG ACTGCAGCCCGGGAGACGCAGCTCAGGTCCCCCTGCAGCCATCACCCTGGCCACAGTCAAGGGACGCGCTGGACCCTGCTCGGCCAGT TGCCCGCAGTCTGTGCGAGGAGGGTCCCCCCAGCCGAGGGGCCTCCCCCTCTACGCCTCCAGTTAGCATCAAGTCCGAGCGACTGTCTCCAGTCACTGGGACCTCTAGCGACTTTCCCAGGCCCTTCCCCTACCCGCTGCTCCTTGCCAGGCCCCTGGCAGAGCCACTGCGGCCCTCGGCCTCCCTGCGCCGCTTGACCCCAGACTGCTGGCCACGGTAG
- the Mef2b gene encoding myocyte-specific enhancer factor 2B isoform X3, which produces MGRKKIQISRIVDQRNRQVTFTKRKFGLMKKAYELSVLCDCDIALIIFNSAQRLFQYASSDMDRVLLKYTEYSEPHESRTNADILQTLKRRGVGLDGPELDVEEGPDGPGEKLLRTLAGDRGSASPPPRICPVAPAMSVSELSYRVPPATPGCDPAGLGEAPSVHCRPPHFRPPGLGHPIFSPSHLAGKTPPPLYLSADGRRPDLPPGLRSLHSGLQSPGAPGPALGSFAFLPSGSADCSPGDAAQVPLQPSPWPQSRDALDPARPVARSLCEEGPPSRGASPSTPPVSIKSERLSPVTGTSSDFPRPFPYPLLLARPLAEPLRPSASLRRLTPDCWPR; this is translated from the exons ATGGGTAGGAAAAAAATCCAGATCTCACGCATTGTCGACCAAAGGAACAGGCAG GTGACTTTCACCAAGCGCAAGTTCGGGCTGATGAAGAAGGCTTACGAGCTGAGCGTGCTGTGTGACTGCGACATCGCGCTGATCATCTTCAACAGCGCGCAGCGCCTCTTCCAGTACGCGAGCAGCGACATGGACCGCGTGCTGCTCAAGTACACGGAGTACAGCGAGCCGCACGAGAGCCGCACGAACGCCGACATCCTACAG ACGCTGAAGAGGAGGGGCGTGGGCCTCGATGGGCCCGAGCTGGATGTGGAGGAGGGGCCAGACGGTCCTGGAGAGAAGCTGCTGAGGACGCTGGCGGGGGACAGAGGCTCGGCCTCGCCCCCGCCTCGGATCTGT CCCGTGGCCCCCGCCATGTCGGTCTCAGAGCTGTCCTACCGCGTCCCACCCGCCACTCCAGGCTGCGATCCTGCCGGGCTGGGGGAGGCCCCGTCTGTCCACTGCCGCCCGCCTCACTTCCGACCCCCGG GCCTGGGACACCCCATCTTCTCTCCGAGCCACCTTGCGGGCAAGACGCCCCCACCCCTGTACCTGTCGGCTGATGGGCGGAGGCCAGACCTGCCCCCTGGCCTG AGGAGCCTGCACAGCGGCCTGCAGAGCCCCGGGGCCCCGGGCCCCGCCCTGGGTAGCTTTGCCTTCCTACCGTCTGGCTCCGCAG ACTGCAGCCCGGGAGACGCAGCTCAGGTCCCCCTGCAGCCATCACCCTGGCCACAGTCAAGGGACGCGCTGGACCCTGCTCGGCCAGT TGCCCGCAGTCTGTGCGAGGAGGGTCCCCCCAGCCGAGGGGCCTCCCCCTCTACGCCTCCAGTTAGCATCAAGTCCGAGCGACTGTCTCCAGTCACTGGGACCTCTAGCGACTTTCCCAGGCCCTTCCCCTACCCGCTGCTCCTTGCCAGGCCCCTGGCAGAGCCACTGCGGCCCTCGGCCTCCCTGCGCCGCTTGACCCCAGACTGCTGGCCACGGTAG